A genomic stretch from Syntrophaceae bacterium includes:
- a CDS encoding FadR family transcriptional regulator, protein MKTLLSPIRAKSLKEVFIERFESLILSGKLEAGQKLLSERELAEALGVSRPVVHEGLLELESRGLVTIKPRVGTVVNDYRTNGSLAILDTLMNYYSGALETKLLDSMVEMRILFETETVRLAALNRTEEQLLGFRQFLEEWESIDMNDVVATTSLYFRFHHHVAMASGNLFYPLLLNSFKHVYVNISRQSFIDAPFMTQVSSFHRRIVEAIAAQDSQAAVEAMKDLIVFGAGHLKSLMNKGEREEGK, encoded by the coding sequence ATGAAGACGCTGCTGTCGCCGATCCGGGCCAAAAGTCTGAAAGAGGTGTTCATCGAGCGATTCGAGTCGCTGATCCTGTCCGGCAAGCTCGAAGCGGGCCAGAAGCTGCTTTCCGAGCGCGAGTTGGCGGAAGCCCTCGGTGTCAGTCGGCCCGTCGTCCATGAAGGCCTGCTTGAACTTGAATCCCGCGGCCTCGTGACGATAAAACCCCGGGTGGGAACGGTGGTCAACGACTACCGGACCAACGGATCCCTGGCGATTCTCGACACCCTGATGAATTACTATTCGGGAGCGCTGGAGACGAAGCTGCTCGACAGCATGGTGGAAATGCGCATCCTCTTCGAGACGGAGACGGTCCGCCTGGCCGCGCTGAACCGGACGGAGGAGCAGCTCCTGGGCTTTCGTCAGTTCCTGGAAGAGTGGGAAAGCATCGACATGAACGACGTTGTCGCCACGACCAGCCTGTATTTCCGCTTTCATCACCATGTGGCCATGGCTTCGGGCAATCTCTTCTACCCGCTTCTCCTGAATTCGTTCAAGCATGTCTATGTCAACATCTCGCGACAATCCTTCATCGACGCCCCGTTCATGACCCAGGTGTCTTCCTTCCATCGCAGGATCGTCGAGGCCATCGCCGCGCAGGATTCACAAGCGGCGGTCGAGGCGATGAAAGACCTGATCGTCTTTGGCGCCGGGCACCTGAAGTCCCTGATGAATAAGGGTGAACGGGAAGAGGGGAAGTAA
- a CDS encoding butyryl-CoA:acetate CoA-transferase, with amino-acid sequence MQELNRKKYREKLKTAAEVAGMINSGDEIFFAEFTLRPESLDEALAARVEELTNVRLDGVCITKVPKFIEADPHRKHFIYDDWHISGVGRKLYQQGLCSYIPLTYHQGPRIIRKYRDYDYVFVSARPMDSQGYFNFGICNSLTSAAITKAKKVIVEVNENMPHCLGGNQESVHVSRVDYIVEGKNPPILEVPPAPPTETDIQIARHIMKEIEDGACLQLGIGGLPNVIGAMIADSDLSDLGIHTEMLVDSMVDLYNTGKITGNRKTTDRFKMVYTFAMGTKKLYDFLHNNPACASYPVNYTNEPRVIAVNDKVVAINNAIEVDLFSQVCSESSGTTHISGTGGQFDFIFGAFSSRGGKGIIALSSTFTDKKGSVHSRIVPTLKPGSIVTVPRSCVQYIATEFGIVQLKGKSTWQRAEALISIAHPMFRDELTRQAREMKIWLDR; translated from the coding sequence ATGCAAGAACTGAACAGAAAAAAGTACCGGGAAAAACTGAAAACCGCCGCGGAAGTGGCGGGAATGATCAACTCCGGGGATGAAATCTTCTTTGCGGAATTTACCCTCCGGCCGGAATCGCTCGACGAAGCCCTTGCCGCGCGCGTGGAGGAACTGACGAACGTCAGGCTCGACGGTGTCTGCATCACCAAGGTCCCCAAATTCATTGAGGCGGACCCCCATCGAAAACATTTCATCTATGACGACTGGCATATTTCCGGGGTCGGCCGGAAACTGTATCAACAGGGGCTCTGCAGCTACATCCCCCTGACCTACCATCAGGGGCCCCGGATCATCCGGAAGTACCGGGACTACGATTACGTCTTCGTCAGTGCCAGGCCCATGGATTCGCAGGGATACTTCAATTTCGGCATATGCAATTCCCTGACGTCGGCGGCCATTACAAAAGCGAAGAAGGTGATCGTGGAAGTAAACGAGAACATGCCCCACTGCCTGGGCGGAAACCAGGAGTCGGTCCACGTGTCGCGAGTCGATTACATCGTGGAGGGGAAGAATCCGCCGATTCTCGAGGTTCCTCCGGCCCCCCCGACGGAAACGGACATCCAGATCGCCCGGCACATCATGAAAGAGATCGAGGACGGTGCCTGCCTGCAGCTGGGCATCGGCGGACTGCCCAACGTCATCGGCGCCATGATTGCCGACAGCGATCTCTCCGACCTGGGCATTCATACGGAAATGCTCGTCGATTCCATGGTGGATCTCTACAACACCGGAAAGATCACCGGCAACCGGAAGACGACGGACCGCTTCAAGATGGTTTACACGTTTGCCATGGGGACGAAGAAGCTCTACGACTTTCTCCACAACAACCCGGCCTGCGCCTCCTATCCCGTGAATTACACCAATGAACCCCGGGTCATTGCCGTCAACGACAAGGTCGTCGCCATCAACAACGCCATCGAGGTCGACCTGTTCAGCCAGGTCTGTTCCGAGTCTTCGGGGACTACGCACATCTCCGGAACGGGCGGACAGTTCGATTTCATCTTCGGCGCGTTCAGTTCCCGGGGCGGGAAGGGGATCATCGCCCTGAGTTCGACGTTCACGGATAAGAAAGGCAGTGTTCACTCGCGTATCGTCCCCACGCTCAAACCGGGGTCGATCGTCACGGTTCCGCGTTCCTGCGTCCAATACATCGCCACGGAGTTCGGCATCGTACAGCTCAAGGGGAAATCTACATGGCAGAGGGCGGAGGCCCTGATCAGCATTGCCCATCCCATGTTCCGGGACGAGCTGACCAGGCAGGCGCGGGAGATGAAGATCTGGCTCGACCGGTAG
- a CDS encoding class I SAM-dependent methyltransferase — protein MKGILDVLFVRGKHVCPWWLCRSFDNPLRRLFQDPEKILQPHVKQSFTVIDVGPGMGYFTIPLLGLVGSGGKVVALDIQKRMLDALRQRADRAGLSGNLVTHLGKPGDPDMPDSADFILIFWMIHEVPDQQAFLSDLKACLRSGGRMLIAEPRLHVSAKRFQSTLDTSERVGLTLVARPEISLSRSALFARD, from the coding sequence ATGAAGGGAATCCTCGATGTGCTTTTCGTCAGGGGCAAGCATGTATGTCCGTGGTGGCTGTGCCGCAGTTTCGACAACCCGCTCCGCCGGCTTTTCCAGGACCCGGAGAAAATCCTTCAACCGCATGTAAAACAGAGTTTTACCGTAATCGACGTCGGTCCGGGGATGGGGTATTTCACGATCCCGCTGCTCGGCCTCGTCGGCAGCGGCGGGAAGGTCGTTGCCCTCGACATCCAGAAGCGGATGCTGGATGCCCTCCGGCAGCGGGCCGATCGGGCGGGCCTCAGCGGGAATCTCGTCACGCACCTGGGCAAGCCCGGAGATCCCGATATGCCCGATTCCGCGGATTTCATCCTGATCTTCTGGATGATTCACGAAGTGCCGGACCAGCAGGCCTTCCTGTCCGATCTCAAGGCCTGTCTCCGGTCCGGTGGTCGCATGCTGATCGCCGAACCCCGCCTCCATGTCAGTGCAAAACGATTCCAGTCGACCCTGGATACGTCAGAGCGTGTCGGGCTGACCCTGGTGGCACGTCCCGAAATATCTCTGAGCCGGTCCGCTCTCTTTGCCAGGGACTGA
- a CDS encoding MarR family transcriptional regulator codes for MNPEILEHRGDELHLLRELYRTQQAMLNVIPRIIGISSSRLALLRLLAVEMPREAGVMEIARRLGINAAAVTRLVREMEEQKWVQRRSDSRDGRRNFVSLTAKGRLQFRKIHERMHAFERSVGEKLDLEDVQATIRVLGALRGALDQYR; via the coding sequence ATGAATCCGGAAATCCTGGAGCACAGGGGGGATGAGCTTCATCTCCTGAGGGAGCTTTATCGCACGCAGCAGGCGATGCTGAATGTCATCCCTCGGATCATCGGAATATCGTCCTCCAGGCTTGCTCTTTTGCGGCTCCTGGCCGTCGAGATGCCCAGGGAGGCCGGCGTCATGGAGATCGCCCGCCGGCTGGGCATCAACGCCGCCGCCGTGACCCGGCTCGTCCGGGAGATGGAGGAGCAGAAGTGGGTGCAGAGACGGTCCGATTCCAGGGACGGCCGCCGCAATTTTGTCAGCCTGACGGCGAAGGGAAGGCTCCAGTTCCGGAAGATCCACGAGCGCATGCATGCCTTCGAGCGCTCGGTGGGGGAGAAACTCGACCTGGAGGACGTTCAGGCGACGATCCGGGTCCTTGGAGCGCTTCGCGGCGCTCTGGACCAGTACAGATAA
- a CDS encoding DUF4405 domain-containing protein, with product MKTKTEKPFNRRAFAALAAAFSGLGLPLTGYANHLYQFSPVSTQRHAWMAAHNVFAVLFLVFAVWHIFLNRHALLRHAKGAVRNIPFPSREAILASVIVASVVVLFVGHAFVAGG from the coding sequence ATGAAAACGAAAACGGAAAAACCCTTCAACAGGAGAGCCTTTGCCGCCTTGGCGGCGGCCTTCTCCGGACTGGGGCTTCCCCTCACGGGGTATGCCAATCACCTCTATCAGTTTTCCCCCGTGTCAACCCAGCGCCATGCCTGGATGGCGGCACACAACGTGTTCGCGGTCCTTTTTCTCGTCTTTGCCGTCTGGCACATCTTCCTGAACCGCCATGCCCTGCTCCGGCATGCGAAAGGGGCTGTCCGGAACATTCCTTTCCCGAGCAGGGAAGCGATTCTGGCAAGTGTCATTGTCGCCTCGGTTGTGGTCCTGTTCGTGGGGCACGCCTTCGTGGCGGGAGGATGA
- the ubiG gene encoding 3-demethylubiquinone-9 3-O-methyltransferase, protein MQVNNEIYSRRGHAWWDDDEGEFATIRFFINPVRFGYFRRILEKESDGRPAFRTVLDVGCGGGLLSEEFARAGYEVTGVDPAWPSIEAAREHAAAGGLQIDYRSAAGEQLPFGGGSFDIVLCCDVLEHVEEVGRVIAEIARVLKPGGIFCFDTINRTFRSWVAVIKIMQDWPSTAFAEPNSHVWKKFIRPAELSDLLARHGLVQRDIRGIAPHGNPIGIWLNFNRRVRGRISYRELGRRLGLCESVDTSASYMGYAVKGMNERMEPAAS, encoded by the coding sequence ATGCAGGTGAACAATGAGATTTACAGCCGGCGGGGACACGCCTGGTGGGACGACGATGAAGGCGAATTCGCCACTATCCGTTTTTTCATCAATCCCGTGCGATTCGGCTATTTCCGGCGGATCCTGGAGAAGGAGAGTGACGGGAGACCGGCATTCCGGACTGTCCTCGACGTGGGGTGCGGCGGAGGGCTGCTGTCGGAGGAGTTTGCCCGAGCCGGTTATGAAGTGACCGGCGTGGACCCGGCGTGGCCGTCCATCGAGGCGGCGCGGGAGCACGCTGCCGCAGGCGGGCTGCAGATTGATTACCGTTCGGCCGCGGGCGAGCAGCTTCCTTTCGGGGGCGGGAGCTTCGACATCGTTCTGTGCTGCGATGTCCTGGAACATGTCGAAGAAGTCGGGCGGGTGATTGCTGAAATCGCGAGAGTGCTCAAACCCGGCGGGATCTTCTGCTTCGACACGATCAACCGGACGTTCCGGAGCTGGGTCGCCGTCATCAAGATCATGCAGGACTGGCCGTCGACGGCCTTCGCCGAACCGAACTCCCACGTTTGGAAGAAGTTCATCCGTCCGGCGGAATTATCCGACCTGCTTGCCCGGCATGGACTTGTCCAGCGGGACATTCGCGGCATCGCCCCCCACGGCAATCCGATCGGTATCTGGCTCAATTTCAACAGGCGCGTCCGGGGCAGGATCTCGTACCGGGAGTTGGGGCGGCGCCTGGGCTTGTGCGAAAGCGTCGATACAAGCGCTTCCTACATGGGCTATGCCGTCAAGGGGATGAATGAACGAATGGAGCCGGCAGCTTCCTGA
- a CDS encoding GAF domain-containing protein, with amino-acid sequence MALFSNLKLRFQNWAVIALLCFVFTLTASVLTVVIDKFNSMAENSAKQRFILITQTGVERLQTLIGGTSRCVAVQAAARSESYLRGGRLNGEDMLVTFMSELESEENLYSVYFGLESDDFFQVINVRDNPRILAALSAPANTRLAVRRIARTTGDKRLESWQFWSSDRQVIGSKEGRTKYFPTQRPWYEGAKSNPPVAITDPYVFASSREVGITVSSPLRGGIGVLGADLSLEGLRNFLTQIPMTPAGAIVILDHHNRILALHSSSRAYNLTGVAALTPISQTASPHLAVLESWQGGNERGEARVVDVGGESFVFANHTYHAATGVEFRIGAFAPMTDFSGLIVEARNQVILVTVVFLLVVIPLAVLGARRVGRALSALAGDAERIKNLDFSGEVKKIASILYEVDTLDQAHRVMKSTLRERTRALTVAEEKLASLVENGILLSREHNRQALLRHILLNGRQLCNCDAGTMYLKTERGTMAFALRTKDDTLPSFEIPLRDPATGSLNEQYVSVYAAVHDETVVIDDVYSETQFDMSGSHRFDEETGYRTISMLTVPMSPREGEVIGVLQFMNALNPDTGEVIPFPRELVGFVEALASQSAVALENHNLLQAQRVLMDSLIRLVAGAIDAKSPYTGGHCERMPELAIMLAEEASRVTEGPLAGFVFRSEEEWREFRIGAWLHDCGKVTTPEYVVDKATKLETIYNRIHEIRMRFEVLLRDAEIDCLKAIQSGVDPEAAVREFRERRAGLIDDFAFVAECNIGGEFMDPERIVRIKRIAGRTWLRHFDDRLGLSEEELRRHEGMPAPELPAVETLLSDKPCHIIPRSDRRIFDPKYGFKVQVPKNLYNFGEIINLCVERGTLSEEERFKITEHIIQTIAMLDALPFPRELRRVPEYAGAHHETLTGSGYPRRLTESDLSVPSRIMAIADIFEALTASDRPYKKAKMLSESIRILSFFKKDRHIDSALFDLFLRSGVYLRYAKRFLKPEQIDEVDISQYLG; translated from the coding sequence ATGGCTCTCTTTTCAAACCTGAAGCTGCGTTTCCAAAACTGGGCCGTCATCGCCTTGCTCTGCTTCGTTTTTACGCTTACCGCTTCGGTTCTCACCGTCGTTATCGACAAGTTCAATTCCATGGCGGAAAACAGCGCAAAGCAGCGCTTTATCCTCATCACGCAGACCGGCGTGGAGCGGCTCCAGACCCTCATCGGGGGGACAAGTCGATGCGTCGCAGTTCAGGCTGCCGCAAGGAGCGAAAGCTATCTCCGGGGAGGACGCCTGAACGGCGAGGACATGCTGGTGACTTTCATGTCCGAGCTGGAGAGCGAAGAGAACCTGTATTCCGTCTATTTCGGGCTCGAGAGCGACGACTTCTTCCAGGTGATCAATGTCCGCGATAACCCTCGCATATTGGCCGCCCTGTCGGCCCCTGCGAACACCCGGCTTGCGGTGCGAAGAATCGCCCGGACCACCGGGGACAAACGATTGGAATCCTGGCAATTCTGGTCCTCCGACCGGCAGGTTATCGGTTCAAAGGAAGGACGGACCAAATATTTCCCTACCCAGCGGCCCTGGTACGAAGGGGCAAAGTCGAATCCGCCCGTCGCGATCACGGACCCGTATGTATTTGCCTCATCCCGGGAAGTCGGCATCACGGTTTCCAGTCCCCTCCGGGGTGGAATCGGGGTGCTGGGGGCGGACCTGAGCCTGGAAGGGTTGCGGAATTTTCTGACACAAATCCCGATGACGCCGGCCGGCGCAATCGTCATTCTCGATCACCACAACCGGATCCTGGCCCTCCACAGTTCATCCCGGGCCTACAACCTGACAGGAGTGGCTGCACTGACACCGATCTCCCAGACGGCCAGTCCTCATCTCGCCGTCCTGGAATCGTGGCAAGGCGGGAATGAGAGGGGAGAAGCGCGGGTCGTCGACGTCGGGGGAGAGTCCTTCGTGTTTGCAAACCACACGTACCACGCCGCAACAGGGGTCGAATTCCGTATCGGCGCCTTTGCGCCGATGACCGACTTTTCCGGTCTGATTGTCGAGGCCCGGAACCAAGTCATCCTGGTAACGGTCGTCTTTCTGCTGGTCGTGATCCCCCTTGCCGTCCTTGGCGCACGCCGGGTCGGGCGAGCCCTGTCCGCCCTTGCAGGAGACGCGGAACGAATCAAGAACCTGGATTTTTCCGGCGAAGTTAAAAAAATCGCCTCCATCCTGTATGAGGTGGACACGCTCGACCAGGCCCACCGGGTCATGAAGAGCACACTCCGCGAGCGCACCCGGGCCCTGACCGTAGCGGAAGAAAAGCTCGCCAGCTTGGTGGAGAACGGAATCCTGCTCTCAAGGGAGCACAACCGACAGGCACTGCTCCGGCATATCCTCCTCAACGGCAGGCAGTTGTGCAATTGCGACGCCGGAACGATGTACCTGAAAACGGAAAGGGGCACGATGGCATTTGCATTGCGTACAAAGGACGATACGCTCCCCTCGTTCGAGATCCCGCTCCGCGATCCGGCCACGGGATCACTGAACGAGCAATACGTCTCGGTCTACGCGGCGGTGCATGATGAAACCGTCGTCATCGACGACGTCTACTCCGAAACACAGTTCGACATGAGCGGGTCGCACCGCTTTGATGAAGAAACGGGATACCGGACCATCTCCATGCTGACCGTCCCCATGTCGCCCCGCGAAGGCGAGGTGATCGGGGTCCTGCAGTTCATGAACGCCCTGAACCCGGATACGGGGGAGGTGATTCCGTTTCCCCGGGAATTGGTGGGGTTTGTCGAGGCGCTGGCCTCGCAGTCGGCGGTCGCACTGGAGAATCACAATCTGCTGCAGGCCCAGCGGGTGCTGATGGATTCGTTGATCAGGCTGGTAGCCGGCGCCATCGACGCCAAGAGTCCCTATACCGGAGGCCATTGCGAACGGATGCCGGAGCTGGCGATCATGCTGGCGGAGGAGGCCTCCCGTGTAACGGAGGGACCGCTGGCTGGTTTCGTTTTCCGTTCGGAGGAAGAGTGGCGGGAATTCCGGATCGGAGCGTGGCTGCATGACTGCGGCAAGGTCACGACGCCGGAATACGTGGTCGACAAGGCAACCAAGCTGGAGACGATCTACAACCGCATCCACGAAATACGCATGCGTTTCGAGGTGCTGCTCAGGGACGCGGAAATCGATTGCCTCAAGGCCATCCAGAGCGGCGTCGATCCGGAAGCCGCCGTCAGGGAATTCCGCGAGCGGCGCGCCGGGCTGATCGACGATTTCGCCTTCGTGGCGGAATGCAACATCGGCGGCGAGTTCATGGACCCGGAGCGCATCGTGCGGATCAAGAGGATCGCCGGCCGGACCTGGCTCCGTCATTTCGACGACCGCCTCGGCCTGTCAGAGGAGGAACTGCGGCGCCACGAAGGCATGCCCGCCCCCGAGCTGCCGGCGGTCGAGACCCTGCTCTCCGACAAGCCATGCCACATCATTCCGCGGAGCGACAGGAGGATCTTCGATCCAAAGTATGGCTTCAAAGTGCAGGTTCCGAAAAACCTGTATAACTTCGGTGAGATAATCAATCTGTGTGTCGAGCGGGGCACGCTTTCCGAAGAGGAGCGCTTCAAGATCACCGAGCACATCATCCAGACCATCGCCATGCTGGATGCCCTGCCCTTTCCAAGGGAACTGCGCAGGGTTCCCGAGTACGCCGGCGCCCACCACGAGACGCTGACAGGTTCCGGATATCCACGCCGCCTGACCGAAAGCGATCTGTCCGTCCCGTCCCGCATCATGGCCATCGCCGATATCTTCGAGGCCCTGACCGCTTCCGACCGCCCGTACAAAAAGGCCAAGATGTTGTCCGAGTCGATTAGAATCCTGTCCTTTTTCAAAAAAGACCGGCACATCGATTCGGCGCTGTTCGATCTTTTCCTCCGCTCGGGCGTGTATCTGCGGTATGCGAAGCGTTTTCTCAAACCCGAGCAGATCGACGAGGTCGACATTTCGCAATATCTGGGCTGA
- a CDS encoding OmpA family protein, with translation MSISKTVLIICIVLLAAGCATAPKPAPKSYVVLMDNADGTSGQISVSGEKGEVLLDKPRTGADLDGSTSTPYAVGEDRIQRDFGEALATRPPLPVSFMLYYRAGGTMLTGESQALIPAILEATRNRPAPDVSVIGHTDTVGNSESNEKLALQRAQSVAEIIRKAGLQVHDLTITSHGERNLLIPTPDNTPEPKNRRVEITVR, from the coding sequence ATGAGCATCTCAAAGACGGTCCTGATCATTTGTATCGTGCTGCTGGCGGCGGGCTGCGCGACGGCACCGAAGCCCGCTCCGAAGTCCTACGTCGTCCTGATGGACAACGCGGACGGAACGTCAGGACAGATCTCGGTCAGCGGGGAAAAGGGCGAGGTGCTGCTGGACAAGCCGCGCACCGGCGCCGACCTGGACGGATCGACATCCACCCCGTACGCGGTCGGAGAAGACCGGATCCAGAGGGATTTCGGCGAGGCCCTCGCCACCCGGCCGCCTCTGCCGGTCAGCTTCATGCTCTACTACCGGGCCGGGGGAACGATGCTGACGGGTGAGTCCCAGGCCCTGATCCCGGCGATCCTGGAGGCAACGAGAAACCGGCCGGCGCCTGACGTATCGGTGATCGGCCATACCGATACGGTAGGGAACAGCGAATCCAATGAAAAGCTTGCGCTGCAGCGGGCGCAGTCCGTGGCGGAAATCATCCGGAAGGCGGGCCTGCAGGTTCACGACCTGACGATCACGTCCCATGGTGAGCGGAATCTCCTTATCCCCACGCCGGACAACACGCCCGAACCGAAAAACCGCCGGGTGGAGATCACCGTTCGCTGA
- a CDS encoding adenylate/guanylate cyclase domain-containing protein: MTPFRRITPVMIIPFATIFLGAVLFFLEPLPLQVLRNAVFDQYQHWHPRVYQPAPVRIIDIDEESLKRIGQWPWPRTHVADMIERLQQAGAAAIGMDIIFAEPDRTSPKSMAAAWNLPEDLRQRLVGLTDHDEALARTIRHGRVVLGFAAQRDGPERPLPAQPFRFVFSGPSPLPSLHPFESSVTAIPLLESAAAGNGALTFIPDSDGVVRRVPLLVRLRDQAMPSLIAESLRVAQGGMNYIVKTGAQKGTGVEEIRTGGVTVPTTPQGEIWVHYTRPVPDRSLPAWKVLAGEASQEHIDGHIVLVGTSAQGLMDLRFSPMGTIIPGVEAHAQALEQILTATYLKRPSHAGAIEALVIFIGGLLVAIIALSTQALVSAGVTAAVLLAAGGGAWIAFTRYGLLLDPVTPALALLVTFIVGSVVRHRTSEQRQRWVREAFSRYVSPNRVDYLVEHPDQLELGGQRRVCSFIFTDLAGFTSLMESMDPGDAVSVLNAYLDEMVTTAFRHGGTLDRIVGDAVAIMFSAPVVQPDHQERAMKCALEMHAFAERYADDLNAKGIAFGQTRIGVHTGEVIVGNFGGTTMFDYRALGDAVNTASRLEGVNKYLGTRICVSEATLAGCPDAAVRPVGALVLKGKTRPLAVYEPLAASGGKGEASEHDCAYEQAFERLRRSDPGAGAAFERLAAERPLDPLVRLHLERLRAGESGDTIVLAEK; encoded by the coding sequence ATGACACCTTTTCGCAGGATCACTCCCGTCATGATTATTCCCTTTGCCACCATCTTCCTCGGGGCCGTCCTTTTTTTCCTGGAACCTCTCCCTCTGCAGGTCCTGCGAAACGCTGTTTTCGACCAATACCAGCACTGGCATCCGCGGGTTTACCAGCCTGCACCCGTTCGCATCATCGACATCGACGAAGAAAGCCTGAAACGAATCGGGCAATGGCCCTGGCCCCGCACGCACGTCGCCGACATGATCGAAAGGCTGCAGCAGGCCGGCGCGGCAGCTATCGGCATGGACATCATCTTCGCAGAGCCCGACCGGACGTCGCCGAAGTCCATGGCCGCCGCCTGGAACCTTCCGGAAGACCTCCGCCAGCGCCTGGTGGGCCTGACCGACCACGACGAGGCTCTGGCCCGGACGATCCGCCACGGCCGTGTCGTCCTCGGATTCGCGGCCCAACGGGACGGCCCGGAGCGTCCGCTGCCGGCGCAACCCTTTCGATTCGTCTTTTCCGGCCCCTCCCCCCTCCCTTCTCTACATCCCTTTGAAAGCTCGGTAACGGCAATCCCGCTCCTGGAAAGCGCGGCGGCGGGCAACGGCGCCCTGACGTTCATCCCCGACTCGGACGGGGTCGTCCGCCGGGTGCCCCTCCTGGTCCGCCTGCGGGACCAGGCGATGCCGTCCCTCATCGCCGAGTCGCTGCGGGTAGCGCAGGGCGGGATGAATTACATCGTGAAGACCGGAGCCCAAAAGGGAACCGGCGTGGAGGAAATCCGGACCGGTGGCGTTACCGTGCCAACGACGCCCCAGGGGGAAATCTGGGTGCATTATACCCGGCCCGTTCCGGACCGATCCCTTCCCGCCTGGAAAGTGCTTGCGGGAGAGGCGTCCCAAGAGCATATCGACGGACACATCGTCCTGGTCGGAACATCGGCCCAGGGACTCATGGATCTCCGGTTCAGTCCGATGGGAACCATCATCCCCGGGGTGGAGGCCCATGCCCAGGCCCTCGAACAGATCCTGACGGCAACGTACCTGAAACGCCCGTCCCATGCGGGAGCCATCGAGGCGCTGGTGATCTTCATCGGCGGCCTGCTCGTCGCAATCATCGCCCTGTCCACCCAGGCCCTTGTATCGGCCGGAGTGACCGCCGCCGTTCTCCTGGCCGCCGGAGGGGGCGCCTGGATCGCCTTCACCCGTTACGGCCTGCTCCTGGACCCCGTCACTCCCGCCCTGGCGCTCCTGGTCACCTTCATCGTGGGGAGCGTCGTCCGTCACCGGACCAGCGAGCAGCGCCAGCGGTGGGTCCGGGAGGCCTTCTCGCGTTACGTGTCGCCCAACCGCGTCGATTACCTGGTCGAGCACCCCGACCAGCTGGAACTGGGGGGACAGCGCCGGGTATGCAGCTTCATCTTTACGGATCTCGCCGGTTTTACAAGCCTCATGGAATCGATGGACCCCGGTGACGCCGTCTCGGTCCTCAACGCCTACCTGGATGAGATGGTCACCACCGCCTTCCGGCACGGCGGGACCCTGGACCGGATCGTCGGCGACGCCGTGGCGATCATGTTTTCGGCGCCGGTCGTGCAGCCGGACCACCAGGAGCGGGCCATGAAGTGCGCCCTGGAGATGCATGCGTTCGCGGAGCGGTACGCGGACGACCTCAACGCGAAGGGCATTGCCTTCGGGCAGACCCGCATCGGCGTCCACACCGGCGAGGTCATCGTCGGGAACTTCGGCGGAACGACCATGTTCGACTACCGCGCCCTGGGCGACGCCGTCAACACGGCCTCCCGTCTCGAAGGCGTGAACAAGTACCTGGGAACACGGATCTGCGTCTCCGAGGCCACCCTCGCCGGCTGCCCGGACGCGGCGGTCCGGCCCGTGGGAGCTCTGGTCCTGAAAGGGAAGACCCGCCCCCTGGCGGTCTATGAGCCGCTGGCGGCATCCGGCGGAAAAGGCGAGGCATCGGAGCACGACTGCGCCTACGAGCAGGCATTCGAGAGGCTGCGCCGGAGTGACCCGGGTGCCGGGGCGGCGTTCGAGCGCCTGGCGGCCGAAAGGCCGCTCGATCCTCTCGTTCGCCTTCACCTGGAACGCCTGCGGGCTGGCGAGTCAGGAGACACCATCGTTCTGGCGGAAAAATAG
- a CDS encoding TetR/AcrR family transcriptional regulator has product MGIAERKLREKESRRQQIQETAAELFYRKGYAETSLDEIARQVEISKATIYLYFKSKDDLYYHIVEPALAELSRRLIKIAENREEPAEITVRKIIDATRDVFFSNPGSYHLVSRYNAAEFKRLLPKNRLDTLKSLMRSNFNQMEQAVQKGIDQGIFHGPDARLVSIILWNCFMGVIQYQENRMDSDSKDYRKPTIDAAVELILKGLKKE; this is encoded by the coding sequence ATGGGCATCGCGGAGCGCAAGCTGAGAGAAAAAGAATCGCGACGTCAGCAGATTCAGGAGACTGCGGCCGAGCTCTTTTACAGGAAGGGATACGCCGAAACGTCTCTGGATGAAATCGCCCGCCAGGTTGAGATATCCAAAGCCACGATCTACCTTTACTTCAAGAGCAAAGATGATCTCTATTATCATATCGTGGAGCCGGCTCTCGCTGAACTGAGCCGCCGCCTGATCAAAATTGCCGAAAACAGGGAAGAACCGGCAGAAATCACCGTCAGGAAAATCATCGACGCCACCCGGGATGTTTTCTTCAGCAATCCAGGCTCATATCACCTCGTATCCCGTTACAACGCCGCCGAATTCAAAAGACTTCTGCCAAAAAACCGCCTGGATACCCTGAAGAGCCTGATGCGCTCCAATTTCAATCAGATGGAGCAGGCCGTTCAAAAAGGGATCGATCAGGGCATTTTCCACGGTCCCGATGCCAGGCTTGTGTCCATCATCCTGTGGAATTGCTTCATGGGCGTTATCCAATATCAGGAAAACAGAATGGACTCCGACAGCAAGGACTATCGCAAACCGACGATCGATGCCGCAGTCGAGCTGATTTTGAAGGGCTTGAAAAAGGAATAA